tgtgctcctcccctcctcccctggttGATGTGGCTGctggtgtgcccctccccttgttgctgctgctgctgttgagcACTTGTGCtcctcccctggctgctgcttaacTCAGGTCGACTCGTCGCCATGTCGACTCATCGACCATGAGTCTAGACTAGTCTAGANNNNNNNNNNGTGCTCCTCCCCTCCCCTGGTTGTTGTTCCTGCTGTtgtgctcctcccctcctccccttgTTGATGTGGCTGctggtgtgcccctccccttgttgctgctgctgctgttgagcACTTGTGCtcctcccctggctgctgcttaacTCAGGTCGACTCGTCGCCATGTCGACTCATCGACCATGAGTCTAGACTAGTCTAGACTAGTCTAGAGTCGCCCCCCCTGAGCGACTCGTCGACTCATCGACTCGAAAACATTGGTGAGAGACTACCGGCTTGTCAACTTCGAAAGCTGGAAAAGCCCCAAACATACAGCAAATTTACTGAAATAGTCAGGACAGTGCCATGGCCAGTAGAGTTCAGTGGGATTTGTGCATAGCACAAATGCATACGTACTGAATATAACGGGATAACAGCATCGTGGCGATTCCATATAGAACATAAGTAATGGCAAAATACCCTTCATCTTACATAATTTCTCTGTGGATTCTTGTCTTCCTTGGAAAAACCAGGAACTGTCAGATGCCAATTTCTCTCTGCATGAAATCAATACTGAATATATAAGCACAAAAAATTGCTTGCACCacatgaaagagagagagagagagagagagagagagagagagagggagcatacGTAAGTGCAGCAACACATCCTTGGCTTCCAGAACGGATGACTTCCTGTGCTTTGCCAGGGTACACGCAAATGCAGTCACCTAGTGACAAACCCAAGTCAGGCAAATCACAAGATTCTCCAGCAGATAATTATGACCAAAACCAAAAGAAAACACTACTATAACTCTGAATCGAATACGGGACGATCTACAAAGAATGAACAATACCGATTCAATGAAGTCATCAGCAATCTCTAAAACCAAATCTTCCACTTCTGGATCAAGTTTGCCGAGGGGATCCACCTGAAATAAGGATTTCAAATTCAAAGACGGACCAGAGTACAGTCAGCCACAAACTGAACATGCATTTTCCCTGAAAACATTAATCACATCTCGCCAACAATATATAAGCTAAAATGCATGTTCCCAGAAAAGGGGAAGCCGTTAATTACCTGTGCAACCAAGTCTTGTATTTTTCTCTTCCCAAGAAGTTGGTTAGTTCCTTCTGCTCCTTGACTTCCACTTCCACCAGCCATAGTCCCCCCTGACAAAGGCGTGCCCGGCTGTGATCCTGTCAAGTTTGCAGACTTCTGGGAGCCAGATGCTGACATCCTTGGAgattgttgctgttgctgctgctgaagCTGCTGCATAATGTGCTGCTGTTGCATCAACTGCTGGGCATTGAGATGTGGTGGATGCTGTTGTTGGGCTTGTGCAATCTGGTGTGGAGTCAGTCCTGTTTTCTGAAGTTGTTGCATCAATAGCATCCTGTGCTGCTGCTGAATTTGATGTTGAGATGGCGAGGCCAAAGATGATTGCATTTGCTTCAACCACTGCTGCTGTTGTTGCGAAGGTGACATTTGCATCATCTGCCCATTTTGTGACACTCCAGGCAGTTGTGAGTTTAATCCTGTGATCGATGCTGTTCTCGACAAGCCTTGAGCAACCCCCTTCTGATAAATGGACCGATATCAAATTTAGGTTGTGGTCCTTGGCAAAAAGAAACTACCGCATAATATGAAAGCCTTTGCAAAACCGAGATAAACAAGTGACTATGGCAGCATGCAACATGTGGATAGCAGATGAGATAAACCCTGGCTATGAGAATTCGTACTCATGTAACATGGAGCAACAAAAAACATGAGTAAGCACACACAATATCTCAACTTCTGTTTGGTTCATTCCTTGTGCCATAAGAATTTCATATTGCCCCGTAACACAGAATAAAATGCGGCAGAGATATTGGTTATTGCCTCGGACGATCTTCCAAGAAGAACCTTTTGCTTAATCATAGCATCCAAACACTAGAACCACCACGAGGCCATGGACAGATATTACACCCAACATACTTGAGAAAAGAATGCAAGGGAACCAAAGATAATTTCTTTCGCTTATACAGATCAAAAGTCATTAGAGGTACCTGCGGAGATAGTGCAGCTTGCTGCGACGCTTGCTGCGGCCTCATTTGGGCCTGGGCAAAGCGTTGTTGAGCATATGGAATAGTTCCATTTGGTCTCATCTGGTTCATCCCCAAAGTACCCATGACTCCCATGGATTGCATCCCTTGCAACGCTTGAGCTGCGTTGGCAGTATTAAATTGTGCACCTTGTACCATGCCTTTTTGCCTTGGCTGCAGTAACAGGAAAGGTTAATTACACTGCAAGGCTTACAAGTTATAACCAGCTGCAGGTAGACAGCAAAGACAAGTGTTAAAAAATACAAGTGTTAAAAAATGGAAGACCTTACTCTGGGGCTAGAAATttggtctttatttatttatttatgagcatctAGTCTTGAATTCTTACAAGCATAATGACCAACATTTACTATTCGAATGAGTTGCCAGGAGATTCTAGGTGTAAACGAGATGTTCACTTCTATTTAATTTGCAATTGCAATGCACCATCGCACCCAATAGGTGACATCCTTCCCTCTCTCCATGCCATGGGAGCAACAAATGACTACAAACGAATTCAAAATTCCGGATCCATGAACCATTTATTTTTACCCCATCTGGTCCTCTAAAAGCTGTCGTTCTGGACACCGACACAATCTTCAAAATACAACTTTGATTAATAGTTTCTATTATAATATACTATTTACTTATCAAATACAACACGGTTGTACATCGTGGTATTTTTGGAGGCAGATGCCGACAAGTACACTAAAAAGTTTTAACCAGACTCACATCACACTTAAATAGCTATATGATTTTCAATTCTATTCCTGCACATTTAATTTTATCCAGACATTTGGATAGATTCCCTATAAGATGATAAAAAAACTGCCTCCATGTATGAATGTTACACAAATGCAGTGATAAGAAAACAAGCAATGTCTAACCACAATTAATCGTGATCTTCCGAGAAAAAAATGATTTGTAATTAAAGGCGTAGTTTTCCCTCTTTTTACAAGTGGCATTTATGCATGATAAGGCTAATGTGTGATATTCAGATTACTTATGCCCCAAACCCCAACTTCACCTGTGCCATCATCTGTGACTGGAGCCCGTAGTGTGCAGCAGAAGCCGCGCTGCCCTGCCCTTGCATCATCCCGAGCTGCCCCTGACCAAGCATTGCCGCGCGGGCcgctagctgctgctgctgctgctgccccagCTGCGCTCCGCCACCTGAGAAGCTCATCTGCCCTCCGTACATCCTAGCCGTTGCCGCGGAGTATTGTGGAAGCTGGCTGGCAGCGgcgaggcgggaagccgaacccgagcGCTGGATCTGGCCGTAGCCTCCGGCGCCGGCCACTGCCTGCGTGGGCGAAGGCGCCTGCAACTGCTGCGGACGAGGCGGGAAGTCCGCGGACCCTCCTCCCGCAGCTGCCGCGGCTGGATCGAGCTGCGGGGAGGAGATGACGGAGAGGTCGGAGACGGTGGGGGAGGGGGGGATTTGGGGGGACAGGAGGGAGTTAGGGTTGGAGTTTTGCGGGGCGGAGGCTGAGCCGCCGAGCTGGTCGGGCTGCGGCGAGGCGATGGCGGCCACGGACGGCGGATCCGCCATGGCGGGCGGGGTGTAGGGTTTCCgcgggcggcggtggccggagacgacgcggGGTGGACGGTCGCGTGGAGGGCCGGGGAGTAGGTGACGGTCGTGTGGGACAGTTTGACGTGTGCGCGTAGTCTTTTCCTGATCGAGTTAGAAAGTATTTGGGTGACTGACAGGTTGGCCCACGCGATCGTTTTTCCTTTCAGAGCACCAGCCATACGCATGACACGCAAATCCATGGACGCTCACCGTCTTCCTTGGTGGTGTACCTTAGGAGGTGTTTGTTTCAGAGTGTGGTAATGGAAATGGTAAGGGAATTAAATCACGCTGGAATCACGTAACAGATAATTCTCTGTCCTGTTTGGTTCATGCCAGTAAAGGAATCGAGTGTTGTCCTTGCTTTGGCCGCCGGTGGCAGAAAATGGAAGAGAAGAAAGAGAGCAGACAGGGCAGATGGTGGTCGCTTCTTCTTCGCCGGCGTCGCCGGCCGCCGGCGGAAGCACCCACCCGACCTACAACAAGGCCAGCTTCCTCCGGCCACTCACGAAGCTGAGGCTGCAAGGCATCTCCGGTCACTCCGCTATCAGCAACTAACTCGCCGGCCGCTGCATCGGCCTCCCCATCGGCCACGACGTGCTCCCCCCCGCCCACCTGCGCCGCCTCGTATGTCTTCTGCGCCCCCGCCGGGCCAGCACCAGAAGCGGGACGTGGCCTCCGCAGTTGCAACTAGGGCAGAGGGTTCGAGGCATAGTTGGTAACGGGACCTATTTATGGCTGGGGTTGGGCGGAATCAGAGTTGAGCTGGGCTATAAACAGTTACGGCGGTATTTGTTACCGGGCCCAGCTAACCAAACACGATTAACGAAATCAAATAACGATGTAATCAGATAACGGGTAAAATGGAGCGAACCAAACACCTCCTTAGTTAATTTTTGGAGAATGCATGTATACTCTTTCTGTTTATGTTTCTGTGAAATGGCTTACCGCACTTGCTGCTTAGTACTATTATGGGACAGAggaattagagcatctccagccgttggggtTGCCCCGACGGACAAATTTTCCAGCCGGCCCCCCACCCAGCCGATGAACCCAATGCACACGTGCCCACCGAGAACGACCGCCGCCGCTTCATCCTCATGCCCCGCATGCCCGGTGAAGACCCCGACGAGCGTGGACGCCGACGTGACTCGTGGGTGACCATGGAGAAGACGACGACCGCGCACGGCGGGGGCGCCCGCAGGCTGCCTCGCCTCGTCCTGTTCGCCATCATGTCCGCGCATCAGTCGCTCGTCACCGCCGCCCCCGCGTCCGGCCGCGAGGACGGCACCCAGCCGCGCTTCCCAACGGCGCCCTCGGCGCGCCCCTGGACTGGAGCCGGCGTCCACGCCCGTGTCAAGCGGTACGACTACCTCACCGGGCGGGTCGAGGCGACGCGGGATGGCGACGCGAGTATGGCGCCCAGTCGCGCTTCCCAACGGCGGCCTCGGCGCGCCCCTGGACTGGAGCCGGCGTCCGCGCCCGCGTTCAGCAGTACGAAGCTGCATGGCGACGCGCGCGGCCACGGGGACGACCACTGCGAGGACGAAGAAGACGAGCCATGAGGCCGCGGCGCTGGAGCCGTCCGAGTGGTCAACGCACATCCACCGGAGGCAGGAGCGGAAGCTACGGAGCTCGTTGCGCGCGTGCGGCATGCAGCGTTGGTACGAGCCCCTCCGCCGCAGCAGTAGCGGCGCCGGCACGCGAGCTCGGGAGGGCGGGAGGAGGTATCGGGCGGCCGTGCGTGTAGGggtacgcagtatttcaaaaaaattcctacgatcacgcaagatctatctaggagatgtatagcaacgagaagggagagtgtgtctacgtaccctcatagaccgaaagcggaagcgtttagtaacgcggttgatgtagtcaaacgtcttcgcgatccaaccgatcaagtaccgaacgcacggcacctccgcgatctacacgcgttcagctcgatgaacTCTTGATCcggctgaggccgagggtgagttacaTCAACACGgcggtgtgttgacggtgatgatgaagttacggacgcagggcttcgcctaagcactacgacaatatgaccgagttgtaaaactgtggaggggggcactgcacacggctaaagatcaacttgtgtgtctatggggtgccccctcccccgtatataaaggaggggaaatcctactccaagtagggatCCCCCCCCCccgttcctagtccaagtaggagaagaaggaaggagagggagagggtgagggagtcctggactaaggggtcctcgggcgtccggcctgttatctatgggccagactgatgggctgtgaagatatgaagaccgaagactgtacccgtgtctggataagactctccttggcgtggaaggcaagcttggcgaacaactatgaagattccatcttatgtaaccgactctatgtaaccctagatccccccggtgtctatataaaccggagggtgtagtccagaaaggatatactcaatattgtagtcatacaggctagacttctagggtttagccattatgatctcgtggtagataaactcttgtaatactcatattcatcaagatcaatcaagcaggaagtagggtattacctccatagagagggcccgaacctaggtaaacattgtgtcccttgtctcatattaccatcaaccttagacgcatagttcgggaccccctacacgagatccgccagttttgacaccgacattggtgcttgcattgagagttcctctatgctgtcgctgaaaggtttgatggccccttcaatcgtaaaAAATGACGTTGTctgcggagaaactttcctccccgggcagatcttcgtgttcggcggcttcgcactgcgggccaactcgtttggccatctggagcagatcgaaagctacgcccctggccatcaggtcagattcgtgaGCTTGAACTGAGTCgtggacatccatggagacttaatCTTCGCTGGATTCGATACCGCGGTAGCCGCTCctggtcaccccgatgatcatgaccttaatctgtcatcgggccgcatccaggagatcgctcatgtaaccgctctggccctagagtcGGAGTAGGCCGCGCCATCCAAAGACGGGAGAattaaccccaccacggaggccgcagattccacggcgttggagccgcacatggacctggtctcacacgatgcctatgaaggaaatatgccctagaggcaataataaagttattatttatttccttatatcatgataaatgtttattatttatgctagaattgtattaaccgaaaacataatacatgtgtgaatacatagacaaacaaagtgtcactagtgtgcctctagttgactagctcgttgatcaaagatggttatgtttcctaaccatagacatgagttgtcatttgatt
The Triticum dicoccoides isolate Atlit2015 ecotype Zavitan chromosome 3A, WEW_v2.0, whole genome shotgun sequence genome window above contains:
- the LOC119269577 gene encoding transcription initiation factor TFIID subunit 12b-like isoform X2; this encodes MADPPSVAAIASPQPDQLGGSASAPQNSNPNSLLSPQIPPSPTVSDLSVISSPQLDPAAAAAGGGSADFPPRPQQLQAPSPTQAVAGAGGYGQIQRSGSASRLAAASQLPQYSAATARMYGGQMSFSGGGAQLGQQQQQQLAARAAMLGQGQLGMMQGQGSAASAAHYGLQSQMMAQPRQKGMVQGAQFNTANAAQALQGMQSMGVMGTLGMNQMRPNGTIPYAQQRFAQAQMRPQQASQQAALSPQKGVAQGLSRTASITGLNSQLPGVSQNGQMMQMSPSQQQQQWLKQMQSSLASPSQHQIQQQHRMLLMQQLQKTGLTPHQIAQAQQQHPPHLNAQQLMQQQHIMQQLQQQQQQQSPRMSASGSQKSANLTGSQPGTPLSGGTMAGGSGSQGAEGTNQLLGKRKIQDLVAQVDPLGKLDPEVEDLVLEIADDFIESVTAFACTLAKHRKSSVLEAKDVLLHLQRNWHLTVPGFSKEDKNPQRNYNCNR
- the LOC119269577 gene encoding transcription initiation factor TFIID subunit 12b-like isoform X1, with the protein product MADPPSVAAIASPQPDQLGGSASAPQNSNPNSLLSPQIPPSPTVSDLSVISSPQLDPAAAAAGGGSADFPPRPQQLQAPSPTQAVAGAGGYGQIQRSGSASRLAAASQLPQYSAATARMYGGQMSFSGGGAQLGQQQQQQLAARAAMLGQGQLGMMQGQGSAASAAHYGLQSQMMAQPRQKGMVQGAQFNTANAAQALQGMQSMGVMGTLGMNQMRPNGTIPYAQQRFAQAQMRPQQASQQAALSPQKGVAQGLSRTASITGLNSQLPGVSQNGQMMQMSPSQQQQQWLKQMQSSLASPSQHQIQQQHRMLLMQQLQKTGLTPHQIAQAQQQHPPHLNAQQLMQQQHIMQQLQQQQQQQSPRMSASGSQKSANLTGSQPGTPLSGGTMAGGSGSQGAEGTNQLLGKRKIQDLVAQVDPLGKLDPEVEDLVLEIADDFIESVTAFACTLAKHRKSSVLEAKDVLLHLQRNWHLTVPGFSKEDKNPQRNYVKAVVDPQQPECDAAGVRSASNKLVANNSIANHQTRGPVADPSPTSTVGPLSKVPRF